In Panthera tigris isolate Pti1 chromosome C1, P.tigris_Pti1_mat1.1, whole genome shotgun sequence, the following proteins share a genomic window:
- the PNRC2 gene encoding proline-rich nuclear receptor coactivator 2 — MGGGERYNVPAPQSRNVSKNQQQLNRQKTKDQNSQMKIVHKKKERGHTYTSSAAARQAMQNGGKNKNFPNNQNWNSSLSSSSLLFKSQTNQNYAGAKFSEPPSPSVLPKPPSHWVPVSFNPSDKEIMTFQLKTLLKVQV, encoded by the coding sequence ATGGGTGGTGGAGAGAGGTATAACGTTCCAGCCCCTCAATCGAGAAATGTTAGTAAGAACCAGCAACAGCTTAATAGACAGAAGACCAAGGATCAGAATTCCCAGATGAAGATTgttcataagaaaaaagaaaggggacaTACTTACACCTCCTCAGCAGCTGCACGGCAGGCCATGCAAAATGGGGGGAAGaacaaaaattttccaaataatcaAAACTGGAACTCTAGCTTATCAAGTTCTAGCTTACTTTTTAAGTCTCAAACTAATCAGAACTATGCTGGAGCCAAATTTAGTGAGCCACCATCACCAAGTGTTCTCCCTAAACCACCAAGCCACTGGGTTCCAGTTTCCTTTAATCCTTCTGATAAGGAAATAATGACATTTCAACTTAAAACCTTACTTAAAGTACAGGTATAa
- the SRSF10 gene encoding serine/arginine-rich splicing factor 10 isoform X5, whose protein sequence is MSRYLRPPNTSLFVRNVADDTRSEDLRREFGRYGPIVDVYVPLDFYTRRPRGFAYVQFEDVRDAEDALHNLDRKWICGRQIEIQFAQGDRKTPNQMKAKEGRNVYSSSRYDDYDRYRRSRSRSYERRRSRSRSFDYNYRRSYSPRNRPAGRPRRSRSHSDNDRPNCSWNTQYSSAYYTSRKI, encoded by the exons ATGTCCCGCTACCTGCGCCCCCCCAACACGTCTCTGTTCGTAAGGAACGTGGCCGACGATACCAG GTCCGAAGATTTACGACGAGAATTTGGTCGTTATGGTCCTATAGTTGATGTGTATGTTCCACTTGATTTCTACACGCGTCGTCCAAGAGGATTTGCTTATGTTCA ATTTGAGGATGTACGTGATGCCGAAGACGCTTTACATAATTTGGACAGAAAATGGATTTGTGGACGCCAAATTGAAATACAGTTTGCACAGGGGGATCGGAAGA CTCCAAATCAAATGAAAGCCAAGGAAGGGAGGAATGTGTACAGTTCTTCACGCTATGATGATTATGACAGATACAGACGTTCTAGAAGCCGAAGTTATGAAAGAAGAAGATCAAGAAGCCGGTCCTTTGATTACAACTATAGAAGATCTTATAGTCCTAGAAA TAGACCGGCTGGAAGACCACGGCGTAGCAGAAGCCATTCCGACAATGATAG ACCAAACTGCAGCTGGAATACCCAGTACAGTTCTGCTTACTACACTTCAAGAAAGATCTGA
- the SRSF10 gene encoding serine/arginine-rich splicing factor 10 isoform X6, translated as MSRYLRPPNTSLFVRNVADDTRSEDLRREFGRYGPIVDVYVPLDFYTRRPRGFAYVQFEDVRDAEDALHNLDRKWICGRQIEIQFAQGDRKTPNQMKAKEGRNVYSSSRYDDYDRYRRSRSRSYERRRSRSRSFDYNYRRSYSPRKPNCSWNTQYSSAYYTSRKI; from the exons ATGTCCCGCTACCTGCGCCCCCCCAACACGTCTCTGTTCGTAAGGAACGTGGCCGACGATACCAG GTCCGAAGATTTACGACGAGAATTTGGTCGTTATGGTCCTATAGTTGATGTGTATGTTCCACTTGATTTCTACACGCGTCGTCCAAGAGGATTTGCTTATGTTCA ATTTGAGGATGTACGTGATGCCGAAGACGCTTTACATAATTTGGACAGAAAATGGATTTGTGGACGCCAAATTGAAATACAGTTTGCACAGGGGGATCGGAAGA CTCCAAATCAAATGAAAGCCAAGGAAGGGAGGAATGTGTACAGTTCTTCACGCTATGATGATTATGACAGATACAGACGTTCTAGAAGCCGAAGTTATGAAAGAAGAAGATCAAGAAGCCGGTCCTTTGATTACAACTATAGAAGATCTTATAGTCCTAGAAA ACCAAACTGCAGCTGGAATACCCAGTACAGTTCTGCTTACTACACTTCAAGAAAGATCTGA
- the SRSF10 gene encoding serine/arginine-rich splicing factor 10 isoform X4: protein MSRYLRPPNTSLFVRNVADDTRSEDLRREFGRYGPIVDVYVPLDFYTRRPRGFAYVQFEDVRDAEDALHNLDRKWICGRQIEIQFAQGDRKTPNQMKAKEGRNVYSSSRYDDYDRYRRSRSRSYERRRSRSRSFDYNYRRSYSPRNSRPAGRPRRSRSHSDNDRPNCSWNTQYSSAYYTSRKI, encoded by the exons ATGTCCCGCTACCTGCGCCCCCCCAACACGTCTCTGTTCGTAAGGAACGTGGCCGACGATACCAG GTCCGAAGATTTACGACGAGAATTTGGTCGTTATGGTCCTATAGTTGATGTGTATGTTCCACTTGATTTCTACACGCGTCGTCCAAGAGGATTTGCTTATGTTCA ATTTGAGGATGTACGTGATGCCGAAGACGCTTTACATAATTTGGACAGAAAATGGATTTGTGGACGCCAAATTGAAATACAGTTTGCACAGGGGGATCGGAAGA CTCCAAATCAAATGAAAGCCAAGGAAGGGAGGAATGTGTACAGTTCTTCACGCTATGATGATTATGACAGATACAGACGTTCTAGAAGCCGAAGTTATGAAAGAAGAAGATCAAGAAGCCGGTCCTTTGATTACAACTATAGAAGATCTTATAGTCCTAGAAA CAGTAGACCGGCTGGAAGACCACGGCGTAGCAGAAGCCATTCCGACAATGATAG ACCAAACTGCAGCTGGAATACCCAGTACAGTTCTGCTTACTACACTTCAAGAAAGATCTGA
- the SRSF10 gene encoding serine/arginine-rich splicing factor 10 isoform X7: MSRYLRPPNTSLFVRNVADDTRSEDLRREFGRYGPIVDVYVPLDFYTRRPRGFAYVQFEDVRDAEDALHNLDRKWICGRQIEIQFAQGDRKTPNQMKAKEGRNVYSSSRYDDYDRYRRSRSRSYERRRSRSRSFDYNYRRSYSPRNSRPAGRPRRSRSHSDNDRFKHRNRSFSRSKSNSRSRSKSQPKKEMKAKSRSRPNCSWNTQYSSAYYTSRKI; the protein is encoded by the exons ATGTCCCGCTACCTGCGCCCCCCCAACACGTCTCTGTTCGTAAGGAACGTGGCCGACGATACCAG GTCCGAAGATTTACGACGAGAATTTGGTCGTTATGGTCCTATAGTTGATGTGTATGTTCCACTTGATTTCTACACGCGTCGTCCAAGAGGATTTGCTTATGTTCA ATTTGAGGATGTACGTGATGCCGAAGACGCTTTACATAATTTGGACAGAAAATGGATTTGTGGACGCCAAATTGAAATACAGTTTGCACAGGGGGATCGGAAGA CTCCAAATCAAATGAAAGCCAAGGAAGGGAGGAATGTGTACAGTTCTTCACGCTATGATGATTATGACAGATACAGACGTTCTAGAAGCCGAAGTTATGAAAGAAGAAGATCAAGAAGCCGGTCCTTTGATTACAACTATAGAAGATCTTATAGTCCTAGAAA CAGTAGACCGGCTGGAAGACCACGGCGTAGCAGAAGCCATTCCGACAATGATAG ATTCAAACACCGAAATCGATCTTTTTCAAGATCTAAATCCAATTCAAGATCACGGTCCAAGTCCCAGcccaagaaagaaatgaaggctaAATCACGTTCTAG ACCAAACTGCAGCTGGAATACCCAGTACAGTTCTGCTTACTACACTTCAAGAAAGATCTGA
- the SRSF10 gene encoding serine/arginine-rich splicing factor 10 isoform X3, whose protein sequence is MSRYLRPPNTSLFVRNVADDTRSEDLRREFGRYGPIVDVYVPLDFYTRRPRGFAYVQFEDVRDAEDALHNLDRKWICGRQIEIQFAQGDRKTPNQMKAKEGRNVYSSSRYDDYDRYRRSRSRSYERRRSRSRSFDYNYRRSYSPRNSRPAGRPRRSRSHSDNDRFKHRNRSFSRSKSNSRSRSKSQPKKEMKAKSRSSQVSKKKNDR, encoded by the exons ATGTCCCGCTACCTGCGCCCCCCCAACACGTCTCTGTTCGTAAGGAACGTGGCCGACGATACCAG GTCCGAAGATTTACGACGAGAATTTGGTCGTTATGGTCCTATAGTTGATGTGTATGTTCCACTTGATTTCTACACGCGTCGTCCAAGAGGATTTGCTTATGTTCA ATTTGAGGATGTACGTGATGCCGAAGACGCTTTACATAATTTGGACAGAAAATGGATTTGTGGACGCCAAATTGAAATACAGTTTGCACAGGGGGATCGGAAGA CTCCAAATCAAATGAAAGCCAAGGAAGGGAGGAATGTGTACAGTTCTTCACGCTATGATGATTATGACAGATACAGACGTTCTAGAAGCCGAAGTTATGAAAGAAGAAGATCAAGAAGCCGGTCCTTTGATTACAACTATAGAAGATCTTATAGTCCTAGAAA CAGTAGACCGGCTGGAAGACCACGGCGTAGCAGAAGCCATTCCGACAATGATAG ATTCAAACACCGAAATCGATCTTTTTCAAGATCTAAATCCAATTCAAGATCACGGTCCAAGTCCCAGcccaagaaagaaatgaaggctaAATCACGTTCTAG ccaagtaagcaagaagaaaaatgacagataA
- the SRSF10 gene encoding serine/arginine-rich splicing factor 10 isoform X2, whose amino-acid sequence MSRYLRPPNTSLFVRNVADDTRSEDLRREFGRYGPIVDVYVPLDFYTRRPRGFAYVQFEDVRDAEDALHNLDRKWICGRQIEIQFAQGDRKTPNQMKAKEGRNVYSSSRYDDYDRYRRSRSRSYERRRSRSRSFDYNYRRSYSPRNRPAGRPRRSRSHSDNDRFKHRNRSFSRSKSNSRSRSKSQPKKEMKAKSRSRSASHTKTRGTSKTDSKTHYKSGSRYEKESRKKEPPRSKSQSRSQSRSRSKSRSRSWTSPKSSGH is encoded by the exons ATGTCCCGCTACCTGCGCCCCCCCAACACGTCTCTGTTCGTAAGGAACGTGGCCGACGATACCAG GTCCGAAGATTTACGACGAGAATTTGGTCGTTATGGTCCTATAGTTGATGTGTATGTTCCACTTGATTTCTACACGCGTCGTCCAAGAGGATTTGCTTATGTTCA ATTTGAGGATGTACGTGATGCCGAAGACGCTTTACATAATTTGGACAGAAAATGGATTTGTGGACGCCAAATTGAAATACAGTTTGCACAGGGGGATCGGAAGA CTCCAAATCAAATGAAAGCCAAGGAAGGGAGGAATGTGTACAGTTCTTCACGCTATGATGATTATGACAGATACAGACGTTCTAGAAGCCGAAGTTATGAAAGAAGAAGATCAAGAAGCCGGTCCTTTGATTACAACTATAGAAGATCTTATAGTCCTAGAAA TAGACCGGCTGGAAGACCACGGCGTAGCAGAAGCCATTCCGACAATGATAG ATTCAAACACCGAAATCGATCTTTTTCAAGATCTAAATCCAATTCAAGATCACGGTCCAAGTCCCAGcccaagaaagaaatgaaggctaAATCACGTTCTAGGTCTGCATCTCACACCAAAACTAGAGGCACCTCTAAAACAGATTCCAAAACACATTATAAGTCTGGCTCAAGATATGAAAAGGAATCAAGGAAAAAAGAACCACCTAGATCCAAATCTCAGTCAAGATCACAATCTAGGTCTAGGTCAAAATCTAGATCAAGGTCTTGGACTAGTCCTAAGTCCAGTGGCCACTGA
- the SRSF10 gene encoding serine/arginine-rich splicing factor 10 isoform X1 → MSRYLRPPNTSLFVRNVADDTRSEDLRREFGRYGPIVDVYVPLDFYTRRPRGFAYVQFEDVRDAEDALHNLDRKWICGRQIEIQFAQGDRKTPNQMKAKEGRNVYSSSRYDDYDRYRRSRSRSYERRRSRSRSFDYNYRRSYSPRNSRPAGRPRRSRSHSDNDRFKHRNRSFSRSKSNSRSRSKSQPKKEMKAKSRSRSASHTKTRGTSKTDSKTHYKSGSRYEKESRKKEPPRSKSQSRSQSRSRSKSRSRSWTSPKSSGH, encoded by the exons ATGTCCCGCTACCTGCGCCCCCCCAACACGTCTCTGTTCGTAAGGAACGTGGCCGACGATACCAG GTCCGAAGATTTACGACGAGAATTTGGTCGTTATGGTCCTATAGTTGATGTGTATGTTCCACTTGATTTCTACACGCGTCGTCCAAGAGGATTTGCTTATGTTCA ATTTGAGGATGTACGTGATGCCGAAGACGCTTTACATAATTTGGACAGAAAATGGATTTGTGGACGCCAAATTGAAATACAGTTTGCACAGGGGGATCGGAAGA CTCCAAATCAAATGAAAGCCAAGGAAGGGAGGAATGTGTACAGTTCTTCACGCTATGATGATTATGACAGATACAGACGTTCTAGAAGCCGAAGTTATGAAAGAAGAAGATCAAGAAGCCGGTCCTTTGATTACAACTATAGAAGATCTTATAGTCCTAGAAA CAGTAGACCGGCTGGAAGACCACGGCGTAGCAGAAGCCATTCCGACAATGATAG ATTCAAACACCGAAATCGATCTTTTTCAAGATCTAAATCCAATTCAAGATCACGGTCCAAGTCCCAGcccaagaaagaaatgaaggctaAATCACGTTCTAGGTCTGCATCTCACACCAAAACTAGAGGCACCTCTAAAACAGATTCCAAAACACATTATAAGTCTGGCTCAAGATATGAAAAGGAATCAAGGAAAAAAGAACCACCTAGATCCAAATCTCAGTCAAGATCACAATCTAGGTCTAGGTCAAAATCTAGATCAAGGTCTTGGACTAGTCCTAAGTCCAGTGGCCACTGA